A stretch of DNA from Drosophila virilis strain 15010-1051.87 chromosome 5, Dvir_AGI_RSII-ME, whole genome shotgun sequence:
AGCACAAGTGTGTGCTATGGTTTTTAAAAAGTCAACTAACCAAACTTGCTGGACCCctccacacacagacacacacacacaagcacacacacacacacacaggcgcgcGCTCAGGTAAGCACACAGAGAATTTGTGacaaagctgctgctgcctgcaaGCATGCAGCACTTTGACATGGATGAAGTCTACCTGTGTGTAagggtgtgagtgtgtgtgcgtgtgtgtggccaACGTGGAGCACAGCGAGCCAAAGGCTAATTCAAAGTCAGAGCGCGCACAATGCGCACAAACAGAAGCGTACAACGTCGCGCCCCCTGCCCAACCGTCTGCCTATCCACCGCTATGCATTGTATTGTATTATGACAGCCGCTGCACCTGAAAGTATGCACTGATTTTTTCCACATGCGCCTCGCTCTTAAAAACTGTAaacaaaaactggcaacaatAGAAAGGTGGCAATAGTTGACAACGACGCTGTGGCATTCCAAGTGTTCATTGTCCAGAGTTAGCCGCTGCACGCACCACTTCGTGcatgtgtgactgtgtgtgtgtgtgtgtgtgtgtgtgtgtctgtgcgtgtgtgtatttcaaAGCAGTTGGCATATCAACTGGTCGGACATGGTGTAAACACGTTTAATGTTGTTGCCCCAGTGCACGGGTGCAGTTGCTCCTGCGTCGGCTGCATTTGCACTGTTGCTGCGTTTAATTTAATCTACTAGTCGAGCTGCTACCTTGACATGGACAAGCCCAGGCAcctcacaaacacacattcagaCTGCTTAAAACgggtgcgtgcgtgtgtgtgtgcgtgtgtgtgcgtgtgtgttggctGCTTGAGTGCACCGCAAGTCCATTTAACTTAACTTTGGCCCTACATGCACTGGCATCGGTTGGATTTTTGGTTCAGACTagcttctctttctctctgtctcggTTTCCCTGTCTCTCTGCATCACTCAAACGCACGGCCAAATGGTGACAGGGCTGCGTGTCCATACACATATGTGTGAATGTGCGTGCCTTTTTctgtgtcggtgtgtgtgtgtcggtgtgtgtcTGTGGGCAACGTAATTTGCATGGTCAGCATACtgacggcaacggcagcagatGGGCCAGGGAATACATATAGGATGGGGGGGATGGGGCATAGTAAGGCAGAGGCACAGGTCCAGGTCGTCCCTTGCTTAATTGCATGGTACTGCATTGGCAACTTCATGCTACCGAAATCCAATTGCTGCTACCAGGAAGTGTTTCCTACTTTCGGGCCTGCTACGTTTGCTGGAGCGTTTTCTTAGTGTCAATCCTTAAACATGCatattggtttttgttttccaacaATTTTTAAGCGTTAATATCAACAATGGGCGAGGCACAACTTTAAAAACTTGATGGCCAGGTGATTATAGGTCTGACTTTTTCCTGAGGGACACATGTGCCTGCGTGTGTTCACGTGATCTGAAACATGTGCAGCACTTTTTACGGCTTGCAGCAACGTAACGTTCAAAAAAAGTAGTACATTGCACAAGTGCCGCGACACGCAAAACATTAAAAAgggattttttgtttttttttttcggattGCGCGTTCtacagagtcagagtcaggGAATCAAAATCAGAccgtgtacatatgtatgtttgtagtATGACAAGAGcttcgtaaaaaaaaaaatggcaaacaaatggTGCGCATTTGCTGCCGTTTTTTGTTTCACCATCAACCATACGAATCATTTGCAAGcgatttaatttcaattgcatGGGCGTTAATCAATGACAACAAAAGCCAACTGCCATTGAAAATCAACAATAAAACCGATGCATAGAAAAAGGCTGAAAAGCAAACCAGACAATTAAATTGACATGAGTtgaaaaatcataaaatagaTAGCAATGGCAAGTGCTGTCAGAGTAGAAATTTAAATGCGCGCCAATATCAATACAATATGATTACCAACACTGGCCTTGGCGCATTTTCAAGCACTTTAATAATCTTCTTGCCGCCACTGCCTATCGAAAGCATATCGTTCGAATTGCAGAGTGTATCAGCCTGCCGCCACCAATTATTACTACCAGAACGCATTAATTCAcaaacttaaaaaataaatataaataaacataggAGGAGATAATTTAGTCGTAATTAACATGCACTGAGATTTGTGATGACAACTTTAAGTAATGGTAAGAATGCAATTTGAACTCATTGCAAGACCATGCATTAATAACTTATCGTTCAATTACTTACGTTCCAATTCGGaaaaagatacaaaaacaattaatatttaaacaatcttAAAGGCTCTCACATTAAGCAATTATCGTAATACGTGATAGGCAATCAAACGCAAAACGGACGCTTAGGACTAGGCATAAACAAGATATTGCCAAGATTATCTATTTTTGGCGGCGACTAAttaacaacagaaacaaatgAACGGCAATCGCAAATTTAAATCGCTGCGGCTAGTGCGCTTCGGCGATGTACTATATGATCAACAAAAGCGTCTGATAATGCTGTGCCGCTCCTGTCAGCGACATTACTTATCAATGGAGGCATTCCAGACGCATCTAAGCAAATGCATTGCTGTCAAGCACATAGTTACGTCCATTGATGAGCTGCAGTATGACGAGGAGAAGCGGGAGACAAGGCTCGTCAATGGAAAGCAAGAGGTGGGTGTGTCCACAAGTTTTATAAGCAAACCAACTAACAACTATTATTATGCCCTACAGCTGCTCATCTATGAGCCGGACGCAGTGCGGAACATAAACAGCGTGAACTGCGACATAGACTGGGAAGCGGAGCTTGAGGATCCGCGCTGGTACACAGACGACACTCGGACACTgccaaacaaagcaaaacaatcgCCCACCAATGCCAAAGAAAATGTGGCCAAGAGCCGCACGCGCAGTCTAACAACAAAGGATCTTGAAAAAGAGAAGCAGCCGCATCCGCAGTCGCCCGAATCCCCAGCCAAGCGTATGCGACACTCCACGCCAAAGCGCACCATTCTCACgaatcaacaacaacacaaattgCGCGCCAGTTTGGAAATGCCTGCAGTGACAGCtaaaatcaaaaatgaaatgtatgTTGTGCAAAATATCGTAGACGACCTAAGACGTCTGGAAGCAATGAGAAATGCCCGTCCAGCcaacgcagcagcaacaacaacaacaatcagtcCAACTGCAGCAAACCCACCCATGGTTTCCATACCCATGCCAGTGGCCAATACGGCCAACGGAGACACCCAGCAAATACTCAACAAGCTGCGTGCATGCGGCGTGGAAGTCAAGCGCCGCAATACACGCGAAGCCATGGACAGTTCCAGCGAAGCAGATGCGAAAAAGCAGCTCGCCCTGGATATAATGCGGAAATTGCAATCAAATGGCATCAAGTGCACCAAAGTAAACAATGCTAAGCAATAAATCTTAAAAATTGTATGCAgcttcaaaataaatttgaaaacgCCCGCCCATTCCCAGTAGTAgaacttaattaattaacttaattattgaATGAACAAAAGCAATGAACAAGCTAAACATTAGTCGTCGCGATTATgtattattacttttacttatgcatgtgcatgtttTTTTTGCAGAATGGCAATGCTactatatttttgtatttgttttgtactTCAAGCGCTTAggggaaaaacaaatttaaacagCTGTTataaacaattgaaatgcCGAACCCGATAGTAGCCCGACTCACGGGCCGTCTCTAGCTGCTGAATTTAGAGATGAGCGATATTTCGAGTCACTATACCGCGACATGTTATCAATGACTCATATTAGGTTCTCCATTGT
This window harbors:
- the LOC6626455 gene encoding uncharacterized protein — translated: MNGNRKFKSLRLVRFGDVLYDQQKRLIMLCRSCQRHYLSMEAFQTHLSKCIAVKHIVTSIDELQYDEEKRETRLVNGKQELLIYEPDAVRNINSVNCDIDWEAELEDPRWYTDDTRTLPNKAKQSPTNAKENVAKSRTRSLTTKDLEKEKQPHPQSPESPAKRMRHSTPKRTILTNQQQHKLRASLEMPAVTAKIKNEMYVVQNIVDDLRRLEAMRNARPANAAATTTTISPTAANPPMVSIPMPVANTANGDTQQILNKLRACGVEVKRRNTREAMDSSSEADAKKQLALDIMRKLQSNGIKCTKVNNAKQ